A DNA window from Helianthus annuus cultivar XRQ/B chromosome 15, HanXRQr2.0-SUNRISE, whole genome shotgun sequence contains the following coding sequences:
- the LOC110914155 gene encoding pollen-specific leucine-rich repeat extensin-like protein 4, whose product MEDPVDPVDLADPAFADHADFEMAFDDPEPAIAPEPVAAPNPVFEHDPIHAGIPIVDPVIADLPADDHPVDAPLLEGDHVVAAAQADAPLIADVPVDPIVAPLPDPVPLEPDHALFATHIDPRYAHTQNGWIDVDDELPPFPPHTTDARHMDFPFPFAQFTPPARPGEGSSAHPFGHVPTSILVVPQFSTAIPPVPPFSVPPFAPASEPFLWTLPPIMPPSDPYHPFHMGYSIEDVLMSIVVQQEPLVDDGV is encoded by the exons atggaggacccggttgacccAGTTGACCTTGCTGACCCTGCGTTTGCTGACCACGCAGATTTTGAGATGGCGTTCGATGACCCGGAGCCTGCCATAGCCCCCGAGCCGGTAGCCGCTCCTAACCctgtgtttgagcatgaccctattcatgctggcATACCTATTGTTGACCCTGTGATTGCTGATCTACCCGCTGATGATCACCCTGTTGATGCTCCACTactggagggcgatcatgttgttGCTGCAGCTCAGGCTGATGCCCCTCTCATCGCTGATGTACCTGTTGACCCTATTGTAGCTCCCCTACCTGATCCTGTTCCCCTGGAGCCCGATCATGCGCTATTCGCGACCCATATTGATCCCCGTTATGCGCACACCCAGAATGGGTGGATTGACGTTGACGATGAGCTCCCACCTTTTCCCCCACATACCACCGATGCACGTCACATGGATTTCCCTTTTCCGTTCGCTCAGTTCACACCTCCAGcacgacctggagagggttcctcggcTCATCCCTTTGGACATGTGCCGACATCTATCCTAGTTGTACCACAGTTTTCTACTGCTATTCCCCCTGTTCCACCATTTTCTGTGCCACCTTTTGCCCCAGCGAGTGAGCCATTCCTTTGGACGTTACCACCTATTATGCCGCcatccgacccctaccatcctttccatatggggTATTCTATTGAGGACGTTCTTATGTCGATTGTTGTCCAGCAGGAG cccttagtcgatgATGGTGTGTGA